From Phycisphaerae bacterium, one genomic window encodes:
- a CDS encoding KamA family radical SAM protein, translated as MDDQYVGSDSEPPGTHPQNVTLPVLESPVGNAEVGPGLESPRAGEALRPRRNSPASPSLRSVRHVISPRSDELRRRLFPKTTRAEWNDWRWQLRCRVRDLNGLRHLVNLTYDEEQAVIRGGGNLPVGITPYYGALLDPDNAYDPLRKTMIPITGEFVRTTGEADDPLAEDSHMPVPGLVHRYPDRVLFLVTNFCATYCRYCTRARMVGQTGEYHFNTDQYQQALDYIAAHPEIRDVLISGGDPLTMMDERLEWLLARLRDIPHVEFLRLGSKIPAVLPQRITPELCRMLRRYHPLWMSIHFMHPTELTPEVAQACGRLADAGIPLGSQTVLTRGVNDDVDTMKRLMHGLLRNRVRPYYIYQCDPITGSGHFRTSVQKGLEIIAGLRGHTTGYGVPTFVIDAPGGGGKIPLIPDPVVGRDGDFVILRNYEGGEFRYPDPQSKCE; from the coding sequence ATGGACGACCAGTATGTGGGCTCCGACTCGGAGCCTCCCGGTACCCACCCCCAGAACGTTACCCTCCCAGTTCTCGAATCACCCGTCGGAAACGCAGAAGTTGGGCCAGGCTTAGAGTCGCCGCGCGCCGGGGAGGCGCTGCGGCCGCGGCGCAACAGCCCGGCCTCGCCCTCCTTGCGCTCGGTGCGCCACGTGATCAGCCCGCGCAGCGACGAGCTGCGCCGCCGGCTGTTCCCCAAGACCACCCGTGCCGAGTGGAACGACTGGCGCTGGCAGCTCCGCTGCCGCGTCCGCGATCTCAACGGCCTGCGCCACCTGGTCAACCTCACCTACGACGAGGAGCAGGCGGTGATCCGCGGGGGTGGGAATCTCCCGGTCGGCATTACGCCGTACTACGGAGCCCTGCTCGACCCGGACAACGCCTACGACCCGCTGCGCAAGACGATGATCCCCATCACGGGCGAGTTTGTGAGGACGACGGGCGAGGCGGACGACCCGCTGGCCGAGGACAGCCACATGCCGGTGCCGGGGCTCGTGCACCGCTATCCGGACCGCGTGCTGTTCCTGGTCACAAATTTCTGCGCCACCTATTGCCGCTACTGCACACGCGCTCGGATGGTGGGCCAGACCGGCGAGTACCACTTCAACACGGACCAGTACCAGCAGGCCCTCGACTACATCGCCGCCCACCCGGAGATCCGGGACGTGCTGATCTCGGGCGGCGACCCGCTGACGATGATGGACGAGCGCTTGGAGTGGCTCCTCGCGCGGCTGCGGGACATCCCGCACGTCGAGTTCCTGCGGCTCGGGTCGAAGATCCCCGCGGTCCTGCCGCAGCGAATCACGCCCGAGCTGTGCCGGATGCTCCGGCGATATCACCCGCTGTGGATGAGCATCCACTTCATGCACCCGACGGAGCTGACGCCCGAGGTGGCCCAGGCCTGCGGTCGGCTGGCCGACGCCGGCATTCCGCTGGGTAGCCAGACGGTGCTGACGCGCGGCGTGAACGACGACGTGGACACGATGAAGCGGCTTATGCACGGGCTGTTGCGCAACCGCGTGCGGCCGTACTACATCTACCAGTGCGACCCGATCACCGGCTCCGGGCACTTCCGGACCTCGGTGCAGAAGGGCCTGGAGATCATCGCCGGCCTGCGCGGGCACACCACCGGCTACGGCGTGCCGACGTTCGTGATCGACGCCCCGGGCGGCGGCGGGAAGATCCCGCTGATCCCGGACCCGGTGGTTGGCCGCGACGGCGACTTCGTTATCCTGCGGAACTACGAAGGCGGCGAATTCCGGTACCCGGACCCGCAGTCGAAGTGCGAGTGA
- a CDS encoding D-alanine--D-alanine ligase produces MKVGLTYDLRAEYLAAGYGEEETAEFDRPDTIDAIEHTLQQLGYQTDRIGNIRQLVPRLAAGDRWDIVFNIAEGLRGLAREAQIPALLQAYDIPCTFSDPLIAALTLHKALTKRILRDVGVRTPEFAVVETEADIARVNLPFPLFVKPLAEGTAKGVDGDSKVTSRVELDTVCRRLLARFRQPALVEMYLPGREFTVGITGTGDKAVALGTLEIVLLPQAQPHSYTYINKEQCEELCQFPLAPPEWAAPAEELSLKAWRALECRDAGRVDLRADADGRLHVMELNPLPGLHPQHSDLPILCNLIGLPYVELIRRIMDSALERIGQQPPHRARVGA; encoded by the coding sequence ATGAAAGTTGGCCTCACCTACGACCTCCGGGCTGAGTACCTCGCCGCCGGGTATGGCGAGGAGGAAACCGCCGAGTTTGATCGGCCTGATACGATCGACGCTATCGAGCACACGCTTCAGCAGCTCGGCTACCAGACGGACCGCATCGGCAACATCCGCCAGCTCGTGCCGCGTCTGGCCGCCGGCGACCGCTGGGACATCGTCTTCAACATCGCCGAGGGTCTGCGGGGCCTGGCGCGCGAGGCACAGATTCCGGCCTTGCTCCAGGCGTACGACATACCCTGCACGTTCTCCGACCCGCTGATCGCCGCTCTCACACTACACAAGGCGCTGACCAAGCGCATCCTCCGCGACGTCGGGGTGCGCACGCCCGAGTTCGCCGTCGTCGAGACCGAGGCGGACATCGCCCGCGTGAACCTGCCGTTCCCGCTGTTCGTCAAGCCGCTCGCGGAAGGTACCGCCAAGGGGGTCGACGGCGACTCGAAGGTCACCTCGCGGGTAGAGCTGGACACCGTCTGTCGCCGGCTGCTGGCGCGTTTCCGTCAGCCGGCCCTGGTCGAGATGTATCTGCCGGGGCGCGAGTTCACGGTGGGCATCACCGGCACGGGCGACAAGGCCGTCGCGCTCGGCACGCTGGAAATCGTCCTGTTGCCGCAGGCCCAGCCGCACTCGTACACCTACATCAACAAGGAGCAGTGCGAGGAGCTCTGCCAGTTCCCATTGGCCCCGCCGGAGTGGGCGGCACCGGCCGAGGAGCTGTCGCTGAAGGCGTGGCGGGCACTGGAATGCCGCGACGCCGGCCGCGTGGACCTGCGGGCCGACGCCGACGGCCGCCTGCATGTCATGGAGCTGAATCCGCTGCCCGGCCTGCATCCGCAACACTCGGACCTGCCGATCCTGTGCAACCTGATCGGGCTGCCCTACGTGGAGTTGATCCGGCGGATCATGGATTCGGCGCTGGAGCGGATCGGGCAGCAACCGCCGCACCGCGCGAGGGTGGGCGCATGA
- a CDS encoding D-alanine--D-alanine ligase: MNVVLLHDELRRDAREDELDVLVQADAIEAALTELGHTGARLPFSFDVQAITEGLLRLRADVAFNLVESVQGQGRLVCLAPALLDSLNMPYTGAGTEGMFITSSKLLTKRLLHAHGIPTPPWLALTGSSPDLPLPGRYIIKSVWEEASLGLEDDAILDVTDAAVLRREIAARAPRLGGEAFAELFIPGREFNLSMLAGPQGGEVLPPAEIHFVDYPAERPKVVGYRAKWDSTSFEYHHTPRCFDFPASDQALVAELCRLARACWDLLGLRGYVRVDFRVDEAGRPWVLEINANPCLSPDAGFPAAADRAGLSFPALIARILADARCGVGAPR; the protein is encoded by the coding sequence ATGAACGTCGTGCTGCTGCACGACGAGCTGCGGCGCGACGCCCGCGAGGACGAGCTCGATGTCTTAGTCCAGGCGGATGCAATCGAGGCGGCGCTGACCGAACTCGGGCACACGGGGGCGCGGCTTCCGTTCTCGTTCGACGTGCAGGCGATCACCGAGGGGCTGCTGCGGCTGCGCGCCGACGTCGCCTTCAACCTGGTCGAGTCCGTGCAGGGGCAGGGGCGGCTGGTGTGCCTGGCCCCCGCGCTGCTCGACTCGCTGAATATGCCGTACACCGGCGCCGGCACGGAGGGCATGTTCATCACGTCGAGCAAGCTGCTCACGAAACGGCTGTTGCACGCGCACGGCATTCCGACACCGCCGTGGCTGGCGCTGACCGGATCATCACCCGACCTACCGCTGCCGGGGCGGTACATCATCAAGTCCGTCTGGGAAGAGGCGTCGCTCGGGTTGGAAGACGACGCCATCCTGGACGTGACCGATGCGGCGGTGCTACGGCGGGAGATCGCGGCCCGCGCCCCCCGGCTGGGCGGCGAGGCGTTCGCCGAGCTATTCATTCCTGGACGCGAGTTCAACCTGTCCATGCTCGCCGGTCCGCAGGGGGGCGAGGTGCTGCCGCCGGCGGAAATCCACTTCGTTGATTACCCCGCCGAGCGGCCGAAGGTCGTGGGCTATCGCGCCAAGTGGGACAGTACCTCGTTCGAGTACCACCACACGCCGCGCTGCTTCGACTTCCCGGCCTCGGACCAGGCGCTTGTCGCGGAGCTCTGCCGGTTGGCCCGAGCCTGCTGGGACCTGCTGGGGCTGCGTGGCTACGTGCGCGTGGACTTCCGCGTGGACGAGGCCGGCCGGCCGTGGGTGCTGGAGATCAACGCCAATCCGTGCCTCTCCCCCGACGCGGGTTTCCCGGCAGCGGCGGATCGGGCGGGGCTGAGTTTCCCAGCGCTGATCGCCCGGATCCTGGCGGATGCACGCTGCGGCGTCGGAGCACCGCGATGA
- a CDS encoding GNAT family N-acetyltransferase produces MSKAADVRAAIQLRETVTEQDPEAVREIVSSTGFFHAPEVDVAVELVQERLARGPASGYFFVFADLRGRTIGYTCYGPIACTIGSYDLFWIAVLEEYRNHGLGRMLLEATEQRIAAVAGARRIYIETSGRALYVPTQHFYTRCGYVQEAVLTDFYAPGDPKIVYSKALPTPPA; encoded by the coding sequence ATGAGCAAAGCGGCGGATGTACGGGCGGCGATCCAACTGCGCGAGACCGTGACCGAGCAGGATCCTGAGGCGGTGCGTGAGATCGTCTCATCCACCGGCTTCTTCCACGCGCCGGAGGTCGATGTCGCGGTCGAACTGGTTCAGGAGCGGCTCGCGCGGGGCCCGGCGAGCGGGTACTTTTTTGTGTTCGCCGACCTGCGGGGCCGGACCATCGGCTACACCTGCTATGGCCCGATCGCCTGTACCATCGGCAGCTACGACCTCTTCTGGATCGCGGTGCTCGAGGAGTATCGCAACCACGGCCTCGGCCGGATGCTGCTGGAGGCGACGGAGCAACGCATCGCCGCCGTCGCCGGTGCCCGTCGAATCTACATTGAGACATCCGGCCGCGCGCTGTACGTCCCCACGCAGCACTTTTACACCCGCTGCGGCTACGTTCAGGAAGCCGTCCTGACCGACTTCTACGCCCCCGGCGATCCCAAGATCGTCTACTCGAAGGCCCTGCCCACGCCGCCGGCCTGA
- the kdsA gene encoding 3-deoxy-8-phosphooctulonate synthase, with protein METIPTARIGSHVVGPGHPLLLIAGPCVIESLDHSLKLAEQIATIARRLKLPYVFKASFDKANRSSVHSFRGPGLEEGLEILRQVREKVGVPVLSDIHEPDQAAAAGKVLDVLQVPAFLCRQTDLLLACGRAGRAVNIKKGQFLAPEKMQLAVEKVRETGNADVLVTDRGTFFGYERLVNDMTGLQVMRQFAPVVFDATHSVQYPGGGGQVTGGRREFIPLLARAAVAAGVDALFMEVHDDPPSAKSDAATVWPLSELATLLTTLVRVRSAVAVG; from the coding sequence ATGGAAACCATACCGACTGCCCGAATCGGCTCGCATGTCGTCGGTCCCGGTCATCCGCTCCTGCTCATCGCCGGCCCGTGCGTGATCGAGTCTTTGGACCATTCGCTCAAACTGGCCGAGCAGATCGCCACCATCGCCCGCCGGCTGAAGCTGCCATACGTCTTCAAGGCCAGCTTCGACAAGGCCAACCGTTCGAGCGTCCACTCCTTCCGCGGGCCGGGCCTGGAGGAGGGCCTCGAGATCCTGCGGCAGGTGCGCGAGAAGGTCGGCGTCCCCGTCCTCTCCGACATCCACGAGCCCGACCAGGCGGCGGCCGCGGGTAAGGTGCTCGACGTGCTCCAGGTGCCGGCGTTCCTCTGCCGGCAGACCGATCTGCTGCTCGCCTGCGGCCGCGCCGGGCGGGCGGTGAACATCAAGAAGGGGCAGTTCCTGGCGCCGGAGAAGATGCAGCTCGCCGTCGAGAAGGTCCGCGAGACCGGCAACGCCGACGTGCTCGTGACCGATCGCGGCACGTTCTTTGGCTACGAGCGGCTCGTGAACGATATGACCGGCTTGCAGGTCATGCGGCAGTTCGCCCCCGTAGTATTCGACGCGACCCACTCCGTGCAGTACCCGGGCGGCGGGGGCCAGGTGACCGGCGGCCGGCGTGAGTTCATCCCGCTCCTGGCACGGGCCGCGGTCGCCGCCGGCGTGGACGCCCTCTTCATGGAGGTCCACGACGACCCGCCAAGCGCGAAAAGCGACGCGGCGACCGTTTGGCCGCTGTCGGAACTCGCGACCCTGCTTACCACGCTGGTGCGCGTCCGATCGGCGGTCGCGGTGGGATAG